The nucleotide sequence GACGTGGACGAGTACCTCCAAGCTGGTGGCGACGATAAGGGCCGCCTCAGCGTGGCGCTGTCTCATTTGCGTAGATTTGGGACTGATGGGCAGCTCGTAGGTATCGGCGCCGGCCCTCGCCTGATGGGACGCCAAACATTGGGTGCTCATCCGGAGGACGCCGTCGCTATCGACAATGGCGTAACCATGTCCATGGGCGAGGAAAGAAGCGCCGCTGTGGCGCAAGCCTCGCGACTGCGCGGTTTCAGTGATTGGCTTCAGAGGGAGGGCAGGCCGAGCATCGTGGGCCGTGTTAACGGGACTGTTGACCAGCTGGCCTCGTTGAGGGCTGATCACGCGGCGTACCGTAAAACCGGAAAGCAGGTGCCCCCGCTTGATCAAATTCGAGCATTCTTTGGCCTCGAAAAGTTGCGCCTTTACGACGAGGACGCCAGCCTCATCGAGAGCCTTACTAACGAGGAGTTGAACAAGCCCAATCTTACTTCCAAACAAAGCGCCGCAGCTGTAAGAATTGCTTCAGCACAGCGCGAGTTCGGCGAGTGGCTCCGCACAACCGGTAGAACGAGCATCGCGAGCCGAATCAATGGCAATGACGAGCAGCGCCGCTCGCTGGATCGAGACTACGAGGATTTCAAGGAAATTAGGGGTAACGCCCCCGTAGCTCTGAGGAAGCTGAGGCAGTACGCACAGGTCGTCGATGCAAATAGGGCGCTCGGCCTGGACCTCCCGCAACAGAGAGGCGAGCCGGACGCAAGCTCGGCCTGGAGACGAACTTTGCCGCAGCCGCCGTCCGAAGCTGAGTGGACCCGGTCGCAGCCCGACCGGTTTGGGCAGGCGGGGTTGCAGACTTCGGCCGACTCAAGCTCGACCTCAACCTGGCTTCAAGACTTGCAATTGCCGGCCTTCTTCGACTTTCCCACGCCGGAGGGCGCGCCCGCTCACTCATCAGAGATTTACCAGGGCCTTTCTTCGTTCGCGGACCTGCCGTCTACACCGCAGGCCGTGCGTGACGACGCCCAGTCGGCCTACTTCAATGTCTTTCCGGAAGACGCGCCAGTCCCATCCTCAGAGATTTACCAAGGCCTTTCTTCGTTCGCGGACCTGCCGTCTACACCGCAGGCCGTGCGTGACGACGCCCAGTCGGCCTACTTCAATGTCTTTCCGGAAGACGCGCCAGTCCCATCCTCAGAGATTTACCAAGGCCTTTCTTCGTTCACGGACCTGCCGTACACACCGCAGGCCGTGCGCGACGACGCCCAGTCGTCCTACTTCAATGCCTTGCCGGAGGGCGCGCCCGTCCGCTCCTCAGAGATTTACCAAGGTCTTTCTTCGTTCACGGATCTGCCGTCTACACCGCAGGACATGCGTGACGACGCCCAGTCAAGGCCGGCGCTCAGCCCAGCCGGCGCTCCGCCGTTCTTCATCGGCCCCTCAGGCGTTCTGCAGGAGCTCGAAGACATCGGACATCTCGTCGGTGAGGATTGGCGGCATGGCTCACAACCGGTGCCGGATTATCTGATCGATGTGCTGGACAACAAAATGCTGTTGCCGAGTTCGCGAATGGCTCCCCAGCCGGTGGCCATCAACGGAGAGACCTATTCCGTCACAATGGGACCGCGAGGTCGCCGTGACTCCCAATTCGTCCATCATCCCCGTCACCTCGCCGCCTGGGATGCCCAGGCCGGCACATCGGGTACCGCTGCTTCTTCCGGCGACCGCAGCGGACGTGTGCTGGGCTCCATGCAGTGGCTGGGTGACGAGCACATCCAACGAGACTACGAGCTTCTGTCGGAGGAGTTGCAGCAAAGCAATCCAGATCTCGCCGCTCGGACCCGGTTCGTGGATCCGCTAATGGCCTTTCAGCTGGCCCATAGCACAGGTGCCGATGCCCTAAGGGCGTTCCATATAATCGTGTCCGATCGGAATGAAAACGACACAGCCGACTTCCTGTTCCTGCCGGTGAACAATGCCAGTATCTCGGGCCTCTCTGCGCGAGGCACTCATTGGTCGTTGCTGCTGGTCGACCGTCGCAACCGCGACAGGCCAGTTGCCTACCACTACGACTCCGCTCAACAGTACGGCAATGCCGGACCAGCGGCAAGACTCGCAGCAGCAGTAGGGGCCAATCCGCAACATGCCCCAATAGCTCAGCAGAGCAACAGCTACGATTGCGGCGTCTTTGTCGTCGACGGTACGAGGGAGCTGGCACGAAGGCTTGCAGGAGGGCGCCAGGTAGATCTCAACCTCAGCAACCTCATCGTCGATCGGCAGGCACTTCAGAACCGGCTGAAGAGCTGATGTCGGCTTCAATAGCGTGCCTGATTGAAGCACAGCGTCTCGCCCATTGAGGGTCTAGGATCGGCGTGTCTGTAGAGCATGACGTGTAGCCGGCGTCATGGGCTGCTTTGCAAAATTGCAAGGCAGCCCCAACCGGCGCGATGTGGAATGAACGAACCAGAAGTGCGATCAGCAAGGTATTCCGAAACTTTCGAACTGGGGCTGCGACAAAACCCGCGGCCCAGCAACCTTTATGTTGAGGCGCAGGCTCCTGACCTGCCATCAAGTAGTTTTCACAATCCTATTGGTGTCTTACGCGAAGCAGCGCGGGTGGACATGCGATCGTAGCGTAGCTCCCTTCGACCACATCAAGCCAGCACGAGCCAGGGTGCTTCGCAGCCACCCAGAGTACCATCGGAAGCAACCGAACAGAAAAGTGCGTTTGGATCGCAATCAGGCCTAGGGAAATGCGCCTTGCTTCAGCATTGAGTGAAATCAGCAGCCAACACCTCTAAGTCTCTTCGAGCCTACGACAGGTAACTACTCATTCCGAGAATGGTCGAGAACAACACTCGGTCGGCTGTCCCGGCTCAATAAGTCTGCGCTGCAAAATAGAGCTTGAATCCTACGTAACGTCAGGTCGTAAAGTCCGAGTCGTACAGTGTAAAGCCTTGCGATCGAAAGTGGGGCTCAGTTGTCCTGAAGGTCTTAGGTGAGTCGGGATCCGCGACCGCGGGTCGGTCGAAGTGAATGTGAGGATATTTAACTGAGTCGAAGCGGTAGCCTCCGAGGGTGACTCTCGGCCTCTTGACTTAAGAGTTCCTTATTCCTCCCTCGGGGCGCGGTTCCGGTGCAGCTATGAAGAATTATATCAGCTAGGGAGGGGACATGGAACCCAGCTATAACGACCCTAAAGGTTGGATGCACGGGCGCGCAGAGCAGCAGGATCTCCAGCGTGCGCGGCAGGAGGCCGATCACGAGCCAATTGATCTGGCTGGCTTTGAGCAGAAGCTGGGCGAACTTCAGACTCGATCTTCTAAGGAAAGCTTGCCGGAGGGCAGCTTGCCTGACACTCCAGTTGAGCGGTCGGACGACAATATGCAGCGCACGAACGTTGGGGGGGCGATGCGAATGCCGCAATTTGATAATTTGCGGGACAGTTCGTTCAGCAGTGCGCGCCAGAGCGTCGACATTCCGCACGCTCATCTTGGATCGGGCGCAGACGGCTTGGGTGAGGTGTCGTCCAGCAGCATGCGCTACGCAGCGCCTCTGGAGGCGCAATCTTCAGTTCGGACGAAAGAATACAGCAAGCCATGCGGATTTCTGTCCCGGGTCAAATCAGGACTAGGTAAAGTGCTTGGAGGAAGTCGCCATGAGAAGTCGTCTGGCGACCCGGAATATGTTGTGCTCCACTCCGAGCTTCGTGTCGGCCGTGCAAAGCGCAGTCGCCCGTGCGAGGCAGACCAGGAACTGATCGAAGGATTAAAGATAGCCTTGAGGGCCGCAAACTTTACGTCCACGACTGTTAATGACTACGTGTCGGCGCTTCGGCAGTTTAGTGAATTCCTTCAATCCAAAGGCCTCATTCTGACGGACGTGCCTGGCGAGTCTGATCTGCTGGCAGATTGTCGTGATGAATTCATCAGGGGAACGAGTTCTTTTAGCACAGGCAGGAGGTCTTTGAGTGGGGCCCTCTATACGCTTCAGGAATTTCGGGCTGGAAAGTCTATTCAAGCTCCTAATCGGGGTGTGCGTGGTCAACCCATGCGTCCTTCCGACGAGCAGATGATAAACCAGTTTGAGAAGGAGGTCAGAGAGTACAAAATTGAGCCTGATGGTACCAGGGGCCGCGGGACCGGAATGGTGCCCTCAGGAACCATTCGCATGCATGTGGGGGTT is from Bradyrhizobium sp. ORS 285 and encodes:
- a CDS encoding Ulp1 family isopeptidase, with product MEPGYNDPNYWMRWYAEQQELLRARQEADLEPVDQAGFEQQLGELQLRSSKESSPEASSPEASSPEAGSPDTPVARWGDNMQRTNNGGSMRMPQGYNLRDSSFSSARYSVDVPRALLGSGADGLGEVSSSSMRYAGPLEAQSTVRTKEYSKPRGFLSRVKSGLGKVLGGSRREKSSGDPEYVVLHSELRIDYAKRSRPSDADKELIDKFKTALMASNFSPFTVKDYASALRRFSEFLQSKGLILTDVLGDPDQLAAYRDEFAKGASAHSKGRRCLTGALHALQEFQDGGSMPVPIRGSRVGPMHPSDEQMINQFERAVRDYKIEPDGTRGRGTGMVPSATIHKQVSALKQFARWLREHDKGSLTRLYTEPPSLADDVDEYLQAGGDDKGRLSVALSHLRRFGTDGQLVGIGAGPRLMGRQTLGAHPEDAVAIDNGVTMSMGEERSAAVAQASRLRGFSDWLQREGRPSIVGRVNGTVDQLASLRADHAAYRKTGKQVPPLDQIRAFFGLEKLRLYDEDASLIESLTNEELNKPNLTSKQSAAAVRIASAQREFGEWLRTTGRTSIASRINGNDEQRRSLDRDYEDFKEIRGNAPVALRKLRQYAQVVDANRALGLDLPQQRGEPDASSAWRRTLPQPPSEAEWTRSQPDRFGQAGLQTSADSSSTSTWLQDLQLPAFFDFPTPEGAPAHSSEIYQGLSSFADLPSTPQAVRDDAQSAYFNVFPEDAPVPSSEIYQGLSSFADLPSTPQAVRDDAQSAYFNVFPEDAPVPSSEIYQGLSSFTDLPYTPQAVRDDAQSSYFNALPEGAPVRSSEIYQGLSSFTDLPSTPQDMRDDAQSRPALSPAGAPPFFIGPSGVLQELEDIGHLVGEDWRHGSQPVPDYLIDVLDNKMLLPSSRMAPQPVAINGETYSVTMGPRGRRDSQFVHHPRHLAAWDAQAGTSGTAASSGDRSGRVLGSMQWLGDEHIQRDYELLSEELQQSNPDLAARTRFVDPLMAFQLAHSTGADALRAFHIIVSDRNENDTADFLFLPVNNASISGLSARGTHWSLLLVDRRNRDRPVAYHYDSAQQYGNAGPAARLAAAVGANPQHAPIAQQSNSYDCGVFVVDGTRELARRLAGGRQVDLNLSNLIVDRQALQNRLKS